The sequence CCGCCCCGAACCGAGCCTCAGCCGAGACGGCGATTGCCGTCTTTGTCGAGAAATATGATGCGAAATACGGCAAGGCGGTCGACTGCCTGACCAAAGATCAGAATGCCTTGCTGGCGTTCTACGATTTCCCCGCCGAACATTGGGATCATCTGCGAACGTCCAATCCCATCGAGAGCGTCTTTGCGACCGTTCGCCATCGCACGGTGCGTACCAAGGGCTCACTCTCCTCGAAAACCGCCAGGCTGATGGTCTTCAAGCTGGTCATGGCCGCGCCAGGACGTGGCGACGACTGAAAGGACAAAATCAGTTGCCTAAACTCATCGCAGGTGCAACGTTCCAGGATGGAATCGAGGTCATTGAACTGAAGCCGCAGAGCGCCGCTTGATCAGCCTCGTCACCCAAATTGCAGCATAGCTCATCGCCGCCGGGCATCGCCTCAAGCCACGTTCCCCGCAGTACCGCCAATGCATCTCCTCCGTTTAGCAGAGAGGGGCCAGCAAGGGCGAGCTGTCGAATGAGGCCATCCTCGACCCGATCGAAAACACATGCAATGCGCCGAAGAAGACTTCCGGCATCCAGTGAGCGTGCTTGATCAAGCTCAGAAAGGTCCTCCAGCAGAGCGCGGCGCGCCTCGTCCCTAGATAGTTTAATGGCGTCACTTGGCTCGCCTATAATATCTTCAACAAGCGCCGTGTCCGGCCAGCCGCGAGCTCGCAAGCTGGACACCTTTGCAGCCGCCAATAGAGGGTGCCCGCCACGAGTCGACAAGCGAATGAAAATGCTCCAAGGAGCAATCATATCTTTAGCCGGGGAAGGCGCTGCGCTGACAAGCTCGACGACATCGGCCTCGCTGAAATACGGGGCCTGAATAGACGCAGTGGTGGATGTTCCGCATTCAAGAAGCAAAGCCGGCGATGGCACACGATGCGACGTTACAACTAAGCGCGCGCCACGAGAACCGAGCAGCCGTGCGAGGGCAGTAAGCCGAGAACGTAGAGCTCTTGAAGCATCGTCATCGAAGTCGTCGACGATAATCCCGTCGGCTGGAGCTGTGAGAGCAATCATGCGTGTCAGTTCACGCCAAGCTGCTGTTGAACCCGCTGCATCCTTCTGAACTGGTCTCAAATCCAGTTCTAGCCAGCGGCCACCTATTCGCTGGCCAACTAGCCGCGCCAACGTCGACTTCCCCACTCCATTGGCACCGTGTATCCAGATGAGAGGCTGCCCACTGGTCGCGCGCAGCAGGTTGTCGATTATTCCGGCGCGCTGAGCAGTGAACGGCCAAACTCCACCCAGTTCCGAAACCAGCACGCTTTGACCGATACCTTCGCTTGCTTGCAGCGATGGAGCCATTTGCTGTCCAAGCAGGATCGCGGCAGCAGCCTCTTCCATCGCTTTGACCAAATCGAACTGCGTAAGTCGCCGATCTTGCGCGCGAGGCTTAGCCGCGGTTTCAAACGCCAAATCCATCAAAGATTTCAGAGCTTGAGATGCGGCAATAATCGGCAAGTTGCGCGCATAAAAAAGCTCGCCTATCTGATCGCGTAGTTGCGTAGTCAGTTGTTCGGCCGAAATTGATTCAAGTTCCCATTGGACGCGGTGTAAGAGCCGTGAGCGCAATTCGGCATCGCTCGGGCCAGCGGCAACCCATTCTCCCAGTGGCGTGCCCGCCAAAATAGCGGAAAGTGCGGCACGAAGTGGCTGCGTATCAGAGTCCATCGCAGCAGCACGCCAATATGCAAGCCCTGACAGGTTGCCAGGGAAATCAAAGCCTCGTTCGATGGCTGCGCCGCCTCTCGCCAGGAATACTAAGCGACGATTGATTGTTCCTTCACGGCTTAAGTCCCAATAGCGTCCTAGGACTGCGGCGACCTCCGGTGACTGCAAACTAAATGGTCGAGGACCCTTGGTTGCCTGCGAGTTCTTCACCTGAACGTCTGTCGCCGCATACCCCGCGACGATCGTGAAATCCTCGGAAATCTCAAGGAGCAGTTCTTCATCTCCGCGCAGGCCAAGCAGCGCAGACACCGACTGCAGCAATTGATAACGAAACCCGGCGATTACATGCGCCGCACTGGGTGATCTCGTCGCGGCCTTGGCTGCTCGCTTGTTTTTCATGAATAGCGGCGCCGGTATTTAGCTCTCATATAAGTAGACGCGGAAGTCTTCTGTTTTTTTTCGTTTAGTCAAGCACCTTGCCGACGATCACGAGATATACACGCGGAGTATGCCGGCGTGGGCCCGCACCTATCGCTGCGTCGCCCAAACGACGCCGATCGGCTGTCTCGCCCCGTGGAGTTCGAGAACACAGCCATGCTAGCCTCCATCGAGCCGCCTGAAGCTCGAGGGGCAAGTCATGTTGGATCAATGGAGCAATTTCTTCGTCATGGTGGGCGGCGGCGCGGCGGGGCTTGCCGGGTTGATCTTCGTCGCGATCTCGATCAATCCCGAACGCATTGTCCGCAACACGACGCACAAGAACCGGGCAATCAACATGCTGTCGGGCTTCAGCGCGATTTTCATGGCATGCAGCCTTGCGCTTCTGGGAGGTCAGTATCTTCCGGCACTTGGCTTCGAATGGCTTTTCCTCTGGGGCATAGCAACATTCATATTCGTCAGAGGGTATGTTGTCGCCATCATGGCGGGGATGAGTTCCATCGGGCTGACCGGGCCCCGGCTGGCGGGCGGCACGCTGTGTTACCTGGCCGAGGTTGCAGGCGCGATTTTCCTTATTCTCGGGCGCGGCGTGGGCCTTTACATCGCGGCCCTTGGAACCATCGTCCTGTTCGCCTTCCTGATTTCAGGCGCATGGCTCCTCATCACCGGCATCTACGAAGAGCCGGCCGAGGGATGAGTTGCACGCCGGGCGCTTCTGCCCATCGACGCGCATAGGCCGGTGTCTAGGCCAAGTGGCGCTATCCCGGGACGCCGGTCGAGGCCTCATCAATGCCGACGACCGGACTTTCATCGCCTAACCCGCGCGGCCGATGCTGGATTCGTTCACGCGGCGCGATGATCGCGGGTCGGGAAGGCCGCTGACGTCTCACATTTCGGATGGTCCAGCCTCCCGGAACGGACAATCAGCTCACTGAGATACGTTGGGCACCCGCCAGCGCGGCGTTCCCACAATTTGCCCGCCTTTTGCGGCTTTGAAATAGGTCGCCGCGAGATCCTCGTCACACATCCATGACAGGTATATCTGGATCGAACCGCCCTCCTCGGTGACGGGGTAGCGATCGCTGCATGCCCCGATGCGCTTTTGATACAGGCGCTTTTGCTTGGCGGTCAGTCGATCGAGAAATCCAGTCTCGCATTTGTCGATCACGTCTTCCGACATGAATTCGTCGCCGCTCGATCCCCAGGCGCAGGCCTGGTGCAGCTTGTGAGCGGCCAGGCAATCGGGCGCGGCCTTGATGTCCGCCTCCAATTGAATGCCTTTCGGGCACTGCGCGTCCTCCGCGCCGCGGGAGCGACCAATAGAAGCCCCATCAGGATTGCGCAGCTGGTCCGCATATCGAATTCCCCCGGCGGCCTCTCCAGATCGGTTTTGCGTCCGTCGCATCTTAGCCGAATGGGCGCAAACGGGAAACATTGTCGCTTCCGGCTGTGTCCTGCGACCCGGAATGTCACAGGCCTCCGGCTGAGGCAGCGCTGCCGATGCCTTGCGCGGCCATCGCCTTGGCGGCGCCGTCGAAATGGGCGGCCGGTGCTATGCCCTCATTCGCGCGGGCTTCGAGTTAGGCGTCGCATGAAAGACCGAAGCTTTGCTTTGAATGTGCGCCTGCGCAACCTGTCAATCAATCTGAGGCGGTCAAGATATAGGTCCGGGTGGACGCAATCGAGCATTGTTGAAGGGCTGCCAAGTCCGAGTTTCTCGGCAGCCTGGTCATTGGCCATAATCAGGATGTTCTGCCTGTACCAGAAGGGCAAACTGCTGTCTGACCATATCTTCGGGCGAATTAGATCGAACGCCTCGTAACCCTGTTGCTTGAACAGGGCTGACCAATGGCTCTGCCAAGCCTCGTTGATGTGGTGAGTGCCTCCCTGGGAAGGGATGGCGGCCGAGAAAAGGACAACCGGTGCGCTGCGGCAAAGCCATTCGACAGCGCGCACGGAAGCTGGAGCCGAGATATGCTCCAGGACCTCCGTGCAAATTGCGAGGTCAAAGCGTCCAAGATCGGGAATCGAGTCCTCCAGGTCCCCCAGCACAAACTCCGCTTCCGAAATGAGTCTCTGTTCCGCGGGTACCCAAGGTCCGTCGATACCACGAACGCAGGCTACCCCCATCTGCTTTGCCGCCGATAGCCATGACCCGGTTGCTGTCCCGAGGTCGACAACAGACTCAGGCTTGAAATATTCAAAGACGTGCCCAAGTATTTCCTTCGCAATTCTGATTTCGCCCGAGCGTTCCCTAAAAAAAATCGCTGTCATAGGTGTTCTGGCTCATAATGCAGTCCTAAGAATTCATTCCAAACCTAGAGCGCTTCACCGTTTCATAGAAACGGCGAACCGCTCTAACTCCCTGTTTTGACGCAATTCCAGGCGGAAAACCGCTCACACTTTTCCTGGAATTGCTCTGGTCAAACCTGTTGGGCATGGAGCGCAAGCTCGTTTCGGGGCGATGCAACGTTCATTGCCAGCGGGAAGCGTAGCGGCACGACGTCGACCTTCTCGGTGGCGAAAAAGCTTCTGTTTCGAAAATGCCCGAAAATGCGAGTCGACTCTGCCCGGATCCTTTCGATGACGCGCTTGTTTCTGGCGGGCGGCGACCTGGATTGAATTAAGGTCTGAGGTCCGCCGTTTTCCGAAACGAAATGCGCTTGCGTGCAGAGCGCGGGCATCAACTGGTAGGTTGTATTACGCGCGGTCGTCATCTCGGTTGGATTGAAGAGTGCGAAATCGACCGCCGCTTTGAGACGATTCGTGCCCTTGAGCAGTTTTTGGGCGGCGTCTTTCGAAATCAGATAGCCGCACGAGCCCATGTGCCGTCCGGCCAGTCTCCTGACCGAGTATCCATTTTGAGCGGAAACATCCCGGCTCCCGATCCTCACCCGTACAAAGAATGTTTCGAGCTTGACCACATCCGCGTCTCTCGGGATCCAGCTGACATCGGACAGCATCGGTCCGGCGTCATGGCTGAAAACAACGTCGTCCTCGAAGATGGCGCCATACCGATCAGGGCCGTCCGCGATGCTCTGCCAGCAGAGACGGTGGCTAAGAAAGCAGCAGACTTCCGCCCCGGTCAGCGGGGGCGCAATAAAAGGAACCCCGCGTGCCGCATCGATACCGGCAACACGTTCAAAAGGAATTCCAATGCGGGAAAATTCTGCCGTGACGTCAGCGAGCCGATCAACTGATCGGTCAAGGTTGATCACAAAACACTTCACTGCCACCCCCCGAGGCCCTAAAGCAAAATTAGCGATATCTACTTTATGCCCGCCTAGGCAGGAAGTTCATTGTTAGTTCTTATCGCCCCTCACTGCTCTATAGGGATGCTCCAAGCAGCAGTCAACTTACCGTGAATGCCAAGCGATCGCAGCCGTTGGGCCAAGGCTTGCAAGCATATCGCCATCGCGACCGTCAGAACCCCCTCAATGCCGCTTGAAATACTGCACCTCCCGCTCATGCTTCTCGGCCGCTTCCCGCGTCTCAAACGTCCCCAAATTCCGCCTTTTCCCTGTCTTCTCGTCCTTCTTGCGCGAATAAAGCCGGTATTTTCCGTCCTTGAGTTTGCGGATCATCTCGCTCTCTCCAGTTGGGATCGATCAGGATTTTCGCCTGGCCTTGAGGCTGCGCGCTGCCTGCTCCACCGCCGCGCGGTCGCTGCCCAGGCGGTCGAGCAGCGCCTGCGCTTCGTCGCCCGAAATGCCGGTGCGCATGGCCAGCGCTTCGACCTCCAGCACGTCGGTGCTGGCGATCTCACGGGTTTGCGGCAGCGCGTCGTCGGCCGTCAGCGGCAGTGCGGCTTCCCGGTCGATCTCCATTTCGGCCTGGTGCCAGTGCCGCTCGTGGTCGCCATGGGCGCCGCCTTCGCGTTGCCAGATGGCGTAGGCACGGTCACGGATCTTGTCGTTGCGGTCGTCGGTCATGTCGGTTTCTCCCTTGTGTGAGGGATGAACGCCGGGCCGGCGGGATTGATCCAAAAATTTTGCGTGATCGAAATGGCCAGGGACCGCACGCGATTCAACCAGCCCGCGCCCCCTACTCGCACTGGCGCCTGGGCCCACCGGAGTATGGCTGGTAGCTGTTGTCTTCGGGACGGTAGGAGCGGTAGCGGCTGAAGCAGGACTGGACGTGGTCGTCCGAAAGGTCGGCCGACGCGACCAGGGGTGCTGCGCCGCCCTCGACATAGCTGACTGCGGTGGGCGCGGCCTGGTCGGCGGCAGTGGTGTCGAGATAGGGCGACACGCACGGGCGCTGCTGCCCGCTATAGGATGTGTAGCTGTTGTCGTCGGGATTGTAGGAGCGGTAGCGGTCCGCGCACCAGCTGACATGGGCGGGCGGCAGCCTGGCCTGTTG is a genomic window of Mesorhizobium huakuii containing:
- a CDS encoding class I SAM-dependent methyltransferase; this encodes MTAIFFRERSGEIRIAKEILGHVFEYFKPESVVDLGTATGSWLSAAKQMGVACVRGIDGPWVPAEQRLISEAEFVLGDLEDSIPDLGRFDLAICTEVLEHISAPASVRAVEWLCRSAPVVLFSAAIPSQGGTHHINEAWQSHWSALFKQQGYEAFDLIRPKIWSDSSLPFWYRQNILIMANDQAAEKLGLGSPSTMLDCVHPDLYLDRLRLIDRLRRRTFKAKLRSFMRRLTRSPRE
- a CDS encoding glycosyltransferase family 25 protein — encoded protein: MINLDRSVDRLADVTAEFSRIGIPFERVAGIDAARGVPFIAPPLTGAEVCCFLSHRLCWQSIADGPDRYGAIFEDDVVFSHDAGPMLSDVSWIPRDADVVKLETFFVRVRIGSRDVSAQNGYSVRRLAGRHMGSCGYLISKDAAQKLLKGTNRLKAAVDFALFNPTEMTTARNTTYQLMPALCTQAHFVSENGGPQTLIQSRSPPARNKRVIERIRAESTRIFGHFRNRSFFATEKVDVVPLRFPLAMNVASPRNELALHAQQV
- a CDS encoding DUF2934 domain-containing protein; its protein translation is MTDDRNDKIRDRAYAIWQREGGAHGDHERHWHQAEMEIDREAALPLTADDALPQTREIASTDVLEVEALAMRTGISGDEAQALLDRLGSDRAAVEQAARSLKARRKS
- a CDS encoding BA14K family protein produces the protein MMKAVLALVAGFVLTLAVFASGLAFAAWLIVAKPAHQARPADSVSQLWTKDAQPVDKTAPGLERVAAAQPAAPDAGARVQAASPEPTNSVAVALDAGEQQARLPPAHVSWCADRYRSYNPDDNSYTSYSGQQRPCVSPYLDTTAADQAAPTAVSYVEGGAAPLVASADLSDDHVQSCFSRYRSYRPEDNSYQPYSGGPRRQCE